In Nerophis lumbriciformis linkage group LG12, RoL_Nlum_v2.1, whole genome shotgun sequence, a single genomic region encodes these proteins:
- the setbp1 gene encoding SET-binding protein yields the protein MEPRDPVGSARPKEAELQGGRAERNEGEGAGGVGSARGDNVIHGGINEGEGLEEQGEGLLEEQEFSIKEASFQEGSLKLKIQTTKRTKKPPKNLENYICPPEIRMTIRPPSGEGKGGRQGRTGGRGQKDEERGPPRKRTYERQFRSVQGGLLQLLGDPSPPKHQPRNTPLPAPTLSLVQPIQHTPTQQFQHASQHQGSPDWIAFRAPSASQANPADSEPAAQQAGASRSSLMDSNAPFSRTVTQSHSPQRSLTPDLQLPVVTDASILNLTSLSRGRGIQEVTEQLFGNIKRKYGRKDSQKMLSNPDTQWGRQSEKETGSPSKTEDRQRYRLEEMTEQFGEEREERRKDERERTLPGRRGVEEDRGMPMLTEEGKGRKRRRRPSFDESFSVEEKSRQRQDSDTTEKHQHKPPESKVAHKMETYKNDSKLSSQLDVSGQVIEKYDRLDKGDERDKGEKVDRTERDEAVRNGPDPESTFSINRMKKNILDRPKNNTDTHKHRDLAPNMNKPIIPTNPRLPSPNPSPSPRGSMSPSPKPRPNLSPSPRPWGTLSPSPSHSTISTVSSRSSKGKDRWSYLKAKTHTSITSPQRDICSSPSMVADPPSAFPITPSSPLYTNTDSLTVHMPIKRKRGRPKKQPLLTVETIHEGTSTSPPSPLTQETAAGLNRRRKTHSPNTLLQMPPTATSADDNGLKVKRGKSNSRPVNKVKLGKMQSILNEILSSSSKTNMKSPSAPVTSAMSAMASTIEARLGKQINVSKRGTIYIGKKRGRKPRAEMQGSNLPKSQRDKPSMCASMSSLYESSVVASNTSSPCSSAPSMRASHSDSTMPSLQPISALPPKPQGRGFLSGGWKLSPPRLLANSPSQLSEGASVKEVTLSPISESHSEETIPSDSGIGTDNNSTSDQTEKGPASRRRYSFDLCGFEATEAAALEASAKGSRARSERQVATVDNFLTQQEKKQKHNRRKRKCLQSRDHLQFLSELEEVVSKLQELQVSHRRYTCYPQHPYPSIFRLNFHHYYPLTYDTYPCNSSPYIRRSAELKAKRRRGRPAKASEPIASKLPFVQGYGYPLAGGNYYAPYAMPYTPHLSLGYFPPATPFYLPHHSLGHVAPSPFMRPAVPPPKAFHSNGHAKLQAGVKHRSVSGQLQGPSARGEVLGSLGNGSSGGLGGMRLHKRKHKHKHKHKDEPLLSPRDCQELGGLFSGAKASSHRNMLSDSSSLGPAKHQEKQRANSRGPSLGSTLGMFESEKLSSPSLSDNHFHSRQTGPPTNSFMNSYSSQSQQPESTSFLFLGSQEDECGSRSRKMRPSVFGDQGLMSLQSARQETGQMNECSSPPLSGAPGKRRYKRREVEQIQKEVRRMHSLNFEHVQKILRAKRLQRQAKTGNNVIKRRPGRPRKQPLDAGPADGQEGNRGDGGGLDSAQRADGRTQGMPVLERCDQPAGSLKDHDSISATIEKVVHKARSVGGKRRGRGHSGDDLWAPSNQ from the exons ACGTACGAGCGCCAGTTCCGGTCTGTTCAAGGAGGCCTGTTGCAACTACTGGGAGATCCCTCTCCACCTAAACACCAGCCTCGCAACACTCCACTCCCCGCACCCACTCTTTCCCTCGTACAACCGATACAACACACCCCCACGCAACAGTTCCAACACGCTTCTCAGCACCAAGGCAGTCCCGACTGGATCGCGTTCAGAGCACCTTCTGCTTCTCAAGCCAACCCTGCGGATTCCGAGCCAGCCGCACAACAGGCGGGGGCCAGTAGGAGCTCTTTGATGGATTCGAACGCACCTTTCTCAAGAACTGTGACTCAAAGCCACTCACCTCAAAGATCCTTGACTCCAGACCTGCAGTTACCAGTTGTTACAGATGCCAGTATTCTCAACTTGACCTCTCTCAGCAG GGGGAGAGGTATACAGGAAGTTACCGAACAGCTCTTTGGGAACATCAAGAGGAAGTATGGCAGGAAGGACTCCCAGAAGATGCTTTCTAATCCTGATACGCAGTGGGGAAGACAGTCTGAAAAAGAAACAGGGAGCCCATCTAAAACAGAGGACAGGCAAAGGTACCGACTGGAGGAGATGACTGAGCAGTTTGGGGAAGAAAGAGAGGAAAGGAGGAAGGATGAAAGAGAGCGAACACTTCCTGGCAGGAGAGGGGTTGAAGAGGATAGAGGGATGCCCATGCTGACAGAGGAAGGAAAAGGAAGAAAGAGGCGAAGGAGGCCTTCTTTTGATGAGTCCTTTTCTGTTGAAGAAAAATCTCGGCAGCGACAGGACTCTGACACAACAGAGAAACACCAGCATAAACCTCCAGAATCCAAAGTCGCTCATAAGATGGAGACTTACAAAAATGATTCCAAGCTCTCAAGTCAGCTTGACGTCAGTGGACAGGTGATAGAAAAATATGATAGACTGGATAAAGGTGATGAAAGAGACAAGGGAGAAAAGGTAGACAGAACAGAAAGAGATGAAGCAGTTAGGAATGGGCCAGATCCAGAATCAACTTTTAGTATCAACAGAATGAAAAAGAACATTTTGGACCGTCCCAAGAACAACACTGATACACATAAACACAGAGATCTTGCTCCTAACATGAACAAACCTATCATCCCCACAAATCCCAGACTCCCTAGCCCAAACCCCAGTCCTAGCCCCAGGGGAAGTATGAGTCCAAGCCCTAAGCCCAGGCCAAACTTAAGCCCCAGCCCCAGACCGTGGGGAACCTTGAGTCCTAGCCCAAGTCACAGCACCATCTCGACAGTGAGTTCTAGATCAAGCAAGGGTAAAGACAGATGGTCTTACCTGAAAGCTAAAACCCACACAAGCATCACCTCACCCCAGAGAGACATCTGCAGTAGTCCATCAATGGTAGCCGACCCACCGTCTGCCTTCCCTATCACTCCTTCTAGTCCACTTTATACAAATACTGACAGCCTGACCGTCCATATGCCCATCAAAAGAAAGCGAGGACGCCCCAAAAAGCAGCCCCTTCTGACTGTGGAGACCATCCACGAGGGCACGTCCACTTCCCCCCCAAGCCCCCTTACACAAGAAACTGCTGCAGGGCTGAACCGCAGGAGAAAGACACACTCACCAAACACATTACTGCAGATGCCACCAACAGCAACAAGTGCGGATGATAACGGTCTGAAGGTAAAACGTGGAAAAAGCAATTCAAGGCCAGTGAACAAAGTTAAGCTTGGTAAAATGCAGAGCATCCTAAATGAGATCCTGTCGAGCTCCAGTAAGACCAACATGAAGTCTCCTTCTGCACCTGTTACCTCTGCTATGAGTGCCATGGCATCCACCATTGAGGCTCGTCTAGGAAAACAAATAAATGTCAGCAAGAGAGGAACCATCTACATTGGTAAAAAGAGAGGCCGGAAACCTCGAGCTGAAATGCAAGGCTCCAATCTTCCAAAATCACAAAGGGACAAGCCGTCCATGTGCGCCTCAATGTCCAGTCTGTATGAGAGCTCAGTTGTGGCATCAAATACCTCCTCTCCCTGCTCCAGTGCACCATCAATGCGAGCCAGCCACTCTGATTCCACTATGCCTAGTCTGCAGCCCATTTCAGCCCTACCCCCCAAACCTCAAGGAAGAGGATTCCTGTCTGGGGGATGGAAACTGTCACCTCCCCGTCTCCTCGCTAATTCACCCTCTCAACTATCGGAAGGTGCATCAGTGAAGGAGGTCACCTTGTCTCCAATCAGTGAGTCCCACAGTGAAGAGACTATTCCCAGTGACAGCGGGATTGGGACTGACAACAACAGCACCTCAGATCAGACTGAGAAAGGCCCCGCCTCTCGACGCAG GTATTCATTTGATCTGTGTGGATTTGAGGCTACCGAGGCTGCTGCTCTGGAAGCATCCGCCAAAGGCAGTAGAGCTCGAAGTGAACGACAAGTAGCTACAGTAGACAACTTCCTTACCCAACAGGAGAAGAAGCAAAAACATAATCGCCGTAAGAGGAAGTGTCTTCAGAGTCGGGATCATCTTCAATTTCTTTCTGAGTTAGAGGAg GTTGTGTCAAAGCTCCAGGAGCTACAAGTGTCTCACAGAAGATACACTTGCTACCCACAGCATCCCTATCCCTCAATTTTCCGTCTCAACTTCCACCATTATTACCCGCTCACCTATGACACATACCCCTGCAACTCCAGTCCGTACATCCGCAGGAGTGCTGAACTAAAGGCCAAGAGGAGACGGGGTCGTCCAGCCAAAGCCAGTGAGCCCATTGCCTCGAAGCTACCTTTTGTTCAAGGATATGGCTATCCACTGGCAGGGGGAAATTACTATGCACCGTATGCCATGCCTTACACACCCCATCTAAGTCTAGGCTACTTCCCCCCTGCGACCCCGTTCTACCTGCCTCACCACTCCCTTGGACATGTCGCCCCATCACCCTTTATGAGACCTGCTGTACCTCCCCCCAAGGCTTTCCACTCCAATGGCCACGCAAAGCTCCAGGCAGGGGTCAAACATCGCAGCGTCAGTGGTCAACTTCAGGGACCTTCAGCAAGAGGAGAGGTTTTAGGATCCCTGGGGAATGGCAGTTCAGGTGGTCTCGGAGGCATGCGCCTACATAAGAGGAAGCACAAGCATAAACATAAGCACAAAGACGAGCCCTTGCTTTCCCCACGAGACTGTCAGGAGTTGGGTGGCCTCTTCAGCGGGGCAAAGGCCAGTTCACATCGCAACATGCTGAGTGACTCATCCAGTCTAGGCCCTGCAAAGCATCAGGAGAAGCAGAGGGCGAACAGTAGAGGCCCAAGCCTGGGATCTACATTGGGGATGTTTGAATCAGAAAAGCTATCCTCACCTTCTCTTTCCGACAACCACTTCCACTCCCGTCAGACTGGACCGCCTACTAACAGTTTCATGAATAGCTACAGTAGCCAATCACAGCAGCCAGAATCCACGTCCTTTCTCTTCCTGGGGTCACAAGAGGATGAATGTGGTTCGAGGAGCAGGAAGATGAGACCCAGTGTGTTCGGAGATCAAGGCCTAATGTCATTGCAGTCTGCCCGGCAGGAGACAGGACAGATGAACGAGTGCTCCAGCCCTCCTCTTTCTG GTGCTCCCGGTAAGCGTCGGTATAAGCGTCGAGAGGTGGAACAGATCCAGAAGGAGGTGAGGAGGATGCATTCTTTGAACTTCGAGCATGTGCAGAAGATCCTCCGTGCCAAGCGCCTGCAGCGACAAGCCAAAACGGGGAACAACGTCATCAAGAGACGACCCGGACGGCCCCGGAAGCAGCCCTTGGACGCGGGGCCGGCCGACGGACAGGAGGGGAACCGGGGCGATGGCGGCGGTTTGGACTCCGCTCAGAGAGCTGACGGCAGGACTCAGGGGATGCCTGTTCTGGAGAGGTGCGACCAGCCGGCGGGCAGCCTCAAAGACCACGATTCCATCTCGGCGACCATCGAGAAGGTGGTCCACAAGGCTCGGTCAGTGGGGGGCAAACGCAGAGGCAGGGGCCACAGCGGGGACGACTTATGGGCGCCCTCCAATCAATAG